A window of the Aquimarina spinulae genome harbors these coding sequences:
- a CDS encoding TolC family protein, translated as MTIAIKYIIALILLAFAKPVLSQSSIAETEQNTTTSLVQTLTFEEYLGYVKKYHPLMKQAELTLSIGEANLLKARGGFDPKIEVDYDRKKFKNTEYYDQLSATFKIPTWYGIEFKANFEENTGEFLNPNRTVPDEGLYSAGVSFSLAQGFLINERMASLKKARFFRKQTKADRDVLVNMLLFEASKAYLEWLKATNEQLLYTTFLKNANMRLVAVERSVETGEKAVIDITEARITLQNRQLNLEAASLKRKKTALIVSNYLWLNDIPMEIKEDVVPVVPELNTLEASLLLDGITNTSGLLNNHPKLLSLDAKIEGLTVERSLKLNKLLPKINIQYNFLTPKIDQIRTFNTTNYKAFVNFSLPLFLRKARGDLRLANLKLQDANLERASTAVTLQNKIDAVYAEINSLTRQNQLIRNIVIDYEALVKAEERKFFLGESSLFIINSREQKLLDIQLKENILLIKRLMTTASLYNTLGLSV; from the coding sequence ATGACAATAGCTATTAAATATATCATTGCATTGATTTTGCTCGCTTTTGCAAAACCTGTGTTAAGCCAGAGTAGCATAGCTGAAACAGAACAAAACACAACTACTTCATTAGTACAAACACTTACTTTTGAAGAATATTTGGGCTATGTAAAAAAGTATCACCCACTAATGAAACAAGCCGAACTTACACTAAGTATAGGTGAGGCAAATTTGTTAAAAGCACGTGGTGGATTTGATCCAAAAATCGAAGTAGATTATGATCGAAAGAAATTTAAAAATACAGAATATTACGATCAATTAAGTGCTACTTTTAAAATACCCACTTGGTATGGTATTGAGTTTAAAGCAAATTTTGAAGAAAATACAGGCGAATTTCTAAATCCAAATCGTACTGTTCCTGATGAAGGGTTATATAGTGCAGGTGTTTCATTTTCGTTGGCTCAGGGGTTTTTAATTAACGAACGCATGGCCTCGCTTAAAAAAGCACGTTTTTTTAGGAAGCAAACAAAAGCCGATAGAGATGTACTTGTTAATATGTTATTGTTCGAAGCTAGTAAAGCGTACTTAGAATGGTTAAAAGCTACTAATGAACAGCTACTTTATACAACTTTTCTGAAAAATGCAAACATGCGCCTTGTAGCCGTAGAGCGAAGTGTTGAAACAGGTGAAAAAGCTGTTATTGACATTACTGAAGCCAGAATTACATTACAGAACAGACAACTTAATCTGGAAGCAGCTTCTTTAAAAAGAAAAAAGACAGCTCTAATAGTTAGTAATTATTTGTGGCTAAATGATATACCAATGGAGATTAAAGAGGATGTAGTACCGGTAGTACCAGAATTAAATACGTTAGAAGCTTCCCTCTTATTAGATGGCATTACGAATACTTCGGGATTACTTAACAATCACCCTAAATTATTAAGTCTTGATGCCAAAATTGAGGGGCTTACCGTAGAGCGTTCTTTAAAACTAAATAAATTATTGCCTAAAATAAATATTCAGTATAATTTCTTAACACCAAAAATTGATCAAATACGCACTTTTAATACTACGAACTACAAAGCATTTGTGAATTTTAGTTTACCATTATTTTTGCGCAAAGCAAGAGGAGATTTACGATTGGCTAATTTAAAATTACAAGATGCCAATCTTGAACGAGCATCGACAGCGGTCACTCTTCAAAATAAAATAGATGCTGTTTATGCAGAGATTAATTCACTTACTAGGCAAAATCAATTAATAAGAAATATCGTCATAGATTATGAAGCGTTAGTTAAAGCAGAAGAACGCAAATTCTTTTTAGGAGAAAGCTCGTTATTTATTATAAACTCACGGGAACAAAAATTACTCGATATACAGTTAAAAGAAAATATCCTACTTATTAAACGACTTATGACAACAGCTAGTTTATATAACACCTTGGGATTATCTGTTTAA
- a CDS encoding class I SAM-dependent methyltransferase — MNQKWDNRYKDQEFAYGKEPNVFFKEWLQKFEPGSILMPADGEGRNGVFAAQLGWKVTSFDLSIEGRSKAIQLAKKNHVTLEYIVGDLEQLKFKRETFDMIGLVYAHFSAEKKSVFHKKLDDYLKEGGIVILEAFSKNHIHLRKLNPKVGGPNDIDMLYSKEEIIADFKNYEIVVLEEEEVLLNEGKYHIGKGSVIRFIARKLGSN, encoded by the coding sequence ATGAATCAGAAATGGGATAATAGGTATAAAGATCAAGAATTTGCTTATGGCAAAGAACCTAATGTGTTTTTTAAAGAATGGCTTCAGAAATTTGAACCAGGATCTATATTGATGCCAGCAGACGGGGAGGGGCGTAACGGAGTATTTGCAGCGCAACTTGGGTGGAAAGTAACTTCATTCGACCTAAGTATAGAGGGGCGGTCAAAAGCAATACAACTGGCAAAAAAGAATCATGTAACTCTTGAGTATATTGTAGGAGATCTAGAACAACTCAAATTTAAAAGAGAAACATTTGATATGATAGGACTTGTATATGCTCATTTTTCTGCCGAAAAGAAGTCAGTGTTTCACAAGAAATTAGACGACTATCTCAAAGAAGGCGGTATCGTTATTTTAGAAGCTTTTAGCAAAAATCATATACACCTTAGAAAGCTTAATCCTAAGGTTGGAGGTCCAAACGATATTGATATGCTATACTCTAAAGAAGAAATAATAGCCGACTTCAAAAATTATGAAATAGTAGTATTAGAGGAAGAAGAAGTTTTATTAAACGAAGGTAAATATCATATTGGAAAAGGATCCGTGATTAGATTTATAGCAAGAAAATTAGGGAGTAACTAA